The following coding sequences are from one Macaca nemestrina isolate mMacNem1 chromosome 1, mMacNem.hap1, whole genome shotgun sequence window:
- the CRYBG2 gene encoding beta/gamma crystallin domain-containing protein 2 isoform X4: MAERCGGPGACLAGFLAGLGVRREHSGKETSETTSRDRRWDGRSCSDLAQVTTSNVSLKPGWTPGEESRRGQMLSHFRGTFFPGSLTSQAQAQSCSEWDIHVGGHGDLWIWKQQGISGGPAQCLGRLQRPAVGSAFDLASCASVGPESLALEVASGEPARARHPTYPEPTPEHGEQGPSGCTCQQSPPIAPEVPLRPEPPSNLEDAPLLPHPASFLGAEGTKGEPATPGTALPEPAQTLHTRPSSRRTRYYITVTLLGHRQAPGEEGKEPAQPAPHPCGPEESEGWWEPPHGPRPITGCQPAPLQEPQLRAQSHQGSTAQQQELQAGGTPGSPHRLELDHSGTRTPPDRLPGPHMEEAGGPMARAKARVVSATLTWRQRPPAQEEIKHGFHKVSLVSGAQMEAPQKEMFEFSRREGVNGFATQEEETVNCQGPRDTAGSKNFQSHGPIFSKKYTPPPKEKRPEQRLKEAVDQSDGSRQDPRTEPLRVGAMARTELLVPLPGPREPSPHPGVGLTSGSSRSLEEHRVTRTVRTTTVVRGHVDQRVSSSVTMRPMSSGEALPRGRQVARMVQPVVVGSPPGSPSRSQAVKVLSNLVPAGHSPPASHLPRPTAGVPRSTGLGSTVGAALRQLPETGTAELKDSSGLVSTGIPASAHLPKNQDVPAACADKDQGRAPDARACELWQVLGAPSSTELPLQTSQGQASVPSSPRLQTHVPSPSLAHPAKQPVVPTHARAQLTPLVLPPIKREGLVDPPAATVLPMVRREHVTIPEQPPAPSSIRRKDVPSPGGLSAPSSPSNKFVQNSENVPVLTFTQKEVVWGPGAPAAASPTRKEVVKGPGAPAASSPAQEVVQGSSAPAASSPTGKEVVKGPGAPAASSPTQEMVQGSSAPAASSPTWKEVVKGPGAPAASSPAQEVVQGSSAPAASSPTQEVMQGSSAPAASSPTGKEVVKGPGAPATSSPAQKEVVQGSGAPAASSPKSTEVVQGPEGSPSIQKEAVQGIAGSLAPPLTKEETVQDPAAPATSLPKQDKGVQDSEGSPISSLTQEEVVQDPAVLPAPSSSVDRVSPSPGGTPAPVPTGAEASMESQLVSDSTEGKMCPETLREEDEVALATDLEIFLDTLRSMEPPEILRTHRLPRAPRSSYLSMYATLPAIEEDQPGPWVLGPGPQEVPSLEEKEEEEEEEPENPYLSDDEKLQRRQEKAGPNPSWDLHPARPTQVSCSPLEMMKKHVAGTKGPHLELGLELQGGTRPTSRLGGSLLFGSLVPATKEASTPEPLGTKLSALLPHGAPGLRKVPGQLPLLCSERPSLTEKLACALPLEEWSPALKTQGKPNTRPGKVIVFSESGCQGSGREVWGDIVDASGWAPVASIRVVRGCWVLYEEPEFRGQKLVLPEGDMELRTPETKWSPQGIGSLRRVVWDYRTPEISLFSEEGLKGAQVKLREALKNSQGLEKPLQVASAIVSAGLWLLYPKPLFEDTPYILEPGEYPTSEAWGTSDPSVGSLKPMRLGCPSVEKPGEPRAVVYEAPGFQGRSWEVSQDIYNLQQPEDSQSPHLASVGSLRVLGGCWVGYEKEGFRGHQYLLEEGEYPDWSHWGGYDELLTSLRVIRTDFGDPAIVLFEAMDFEGHGVEVSKALPDVELVQHGPSTQAIHVLSGVWVAYQEVGFSGEQYVLEKGVYRNCEDWGAGNSALASLQPVLQVGEHDLHFVSKIQLFSRPDFLGDHFSFEDDQAALPASFRPQSCRVHGGSWILFDEKNFKGDQHILSEGEFPTLTAMGCLASTVLGSLLKVSLHFSEPSIFLYGLQCFEGKEIELSREVRSLQAEGFNNHVLSVRIKGGVWVLCEHSDFRGRQWLVGSCEITNWLTYSGTQRVGSLYPIKQMGK, translated from the exons CCAGGCTGGACCCCAGGGGAAGAGAGCAGAAGAGGTCAGATGTTGTCCCATTTCAGGGGAACCTTCTTCCCTGGCTCCCTTACGTCCCAG GCCCAAGCCCAGAGCTGCTCAGAATGGGACATCCATGTAGGAGGCCATGGTGATCTCTGGATTTGGAAGCAACAAGGAATCTCGGGGGGTCCTGCTCAGTGCCTCGGGCGCCTACAGAGGCCAGCGGTAGGCAGCGCCTTCGACCTGGCCAGCTGTGCCTCCGTGGGGCCTGAGAGCCTGGCCTTGGAAGTGGCCTCAGGAGAACCTGCTCGTGCCAGGCACCCCACATACCCAGAGCCTACTCCTGAACATGGGGAGCAGGGACCCTCAGGCTGCACCTGTCAGCAGTCTCCACCCATAGCCCCAGAGGTCCCTCTGAGGCCTGAGCCACCCAGCAACCTGGAAGACGCACCCCTGCTGCCCCACCCTGCATCCTTCCTCGGGGCAGAGGGGACAAAGGGCGAGCCTGCCACCCCAGGGACTGCCTTGCCAGAGCCTGCCCAGACCCTACACACGCGTCCCTCTTCCAGGAGGACCCGCTACTACATCACTGTCACACTGCTGGGGCACAGGCAAGCACCTGGGGAGGAGGGTAAAGAACCGGCCCAACCAGCTCCACACCCCTGCGGCCCTGAGGAATCCGAGGGCTGGTGGGAGCCTCCCCATGGGCCCCGCCCCATCACGGGGTGCCAGCCGGCCCCGCTCCAGGAACCCCAGCTGAGAGCCCAGTCGCATCAGGGGAGCACGGCCCAGCAGCAGGAGCTCCAGGCTGGCGGGACACCTGGGTCCCCACACAGACT GGAGCTGGACCACAGTGGGACAAGGACACCTCCAGACAGGTTGCCAGGGCCCCACATGGAGGAGGCAGGTGGGCCCATGGCCCGGGCCAAGGCCCGAGTGGTAAGTGCCACACTGACATGGCGGCAGCGGCCCCCTGCCCAGGAAGAGATCAAACATGGTTTTCACAAGGTGTCCCTGGTGTCAGGGGCCCAGATGGAAGCCCCCCAGAAGGAGATGTTTGAGTTCAGCCGTCGAGAGGGAGTCAATGGCTTTGCAACACAGGAAGAAGAGACCGTGAATTGCCAGGGCCCTCGGGATACGGCTGGCTCCAAGAACTTTCAGAGCCATGGACCCATCTTTTCCAAGAAGTACACACCACCTCCCAAGGAGAAAAGGCCTGAGCAGAGGCTGAAGGAGGCTGTGGACCAGAGTGATGGCAGCCGCCAAGATCCCAGGACTGAGCCCCTACGTGTGGGAGCTATGGCCAGGACTGAGCTTTTGGTTCCCCTGCCTGGGCCCCGAGAGCCAAGTCCCCATCCAGGTGTAGGTCTCACCAGTGGGAGCTCCCGGAGCCTCGAGGAACACCGAGTGACACGCACTGTGCGGACCACCACGGTGGTGAGAGGTCATGTGGACCAGCGGGTGAGCAGCTCTGTGACTATGAGGCCAATGTCCTCAGGCGAGGCCCTGCCACGGGGCCGTCAGGTCGCCCGCATGGTGCAGCCAGTGGTTGTGGGCTCCCCACCAGGCTCGCCCAGCCGCAGCCAGGCTGTGAAAGTGCTAAGTAACCTCGTACCTGCTGGGCACAGCCCCCCTGCCAGCCACCTGCCCAGGCCCACAGCTGGAGTGCCGAGAAGCACAGGTCTGGGCAGCACAGTGGGGGCAGCCTTGAGGCAGCTGCCTGAGACTGGGACAGCAGAGCTTAAAGACAGCTCTGGCCTGGTCTCTACAGGCATCCCAGCCAGTGCTCACCTGCCTAAGAATCAGGATGTCCCTGCAGCCTGTGCAGAtaaagaccagggcagagccccGGATGCCAGGGCCTGTGAGCTCTGGCAGGTGCTGGGAGCCCCCAGTTCCACTGAGCTCCCTCTCCAGACTTCTCAGGGTCAAGCATCAGTCCCCTCCTCTCCCAGACTCCAGACCCATGTCCCCTCTCCAAGCCTAGCCCACCCTGCAAAGCAGCCTGTGGTGCCCACTCACGCCAGGGCCCAGCTCACTCCCCTTGTTCTGCCCCCTATAAAAAGGGAAGGGCTTGTGGACCCCCCTGCTGCCACCGTGCTGCCCATGGTGAGGAGGGAGCATGTGACAATCCCTGAACAACCTCCTGCTCCATCCTCTATAAGAAGGAAGGATGTCCCCAGCCCAGGAGGTCTTTCTGCTCCATCGTCCCCAAGCAATAAGTTTGTTCAGAACTCTGAAAATGTCCCTGTCCTCACCTTTACCCAGAAGGAGGTGGTGTGGGGCCCCGGTGCTCCTGCGGCCGCGTCCCCCACCCGGAAAGAGGTTGTGAAGGGCCCCGGTGCTCCTGCTGCCTCATCTCCTGCCCAGGAGGTGGTGCAGGGGTCCAGTGCTCCTGCTGCCTCGTCCCCCACTGGGAAAGAGGTTGTGAAGGGCCCTGGTGCTCCTGCTGCCTCATCTCCCACCCAGGAGATGGTGCAGGGGTCCAGTGCTCCTGCTGCCTCGTCCCCCACCTGGAAAGAGGTCGTGAAGGGCCCCGGTGCTCCTGCTGCCTCATCTCCTGCCCAGGAGGTGGTGCAGGGGTCCAGTGCTCCTGCTGCCTCATCTCCCACCCAGGAGGTGATGCAGGGGTCCAGTGCTCCTGCTGCCTCGTCCCCCACTGGGAAAGAGGTCGTGAAGGGCCCTGGTGCTCCTGCTACCTCATCTCCTGCCCAGAAAGAAGTGGTGCAGGGGTCCGGTGCTCCTGCTGCCTCATCCCCCAAGTCAACTGAGGTTGTCCAGGGCCCAGAAGGCAGCCCTAGCATCCAAAAAGAGGCTGTCCAGGGTATTGCAGGCAGCCTTGCTCCACCCCTCACTAAGGAAGAGACTGTTCAAGACCCAGCTGCTCCTGCCACCTCACTCCCCAAACAGGACAAGGGGGTCCAGGACTCTGAAGGGAGCCCCATCTCATCTCTCACCCAGGAAGAGGTTGTGCAGGACCCTGCTGTTCTCCCTGCCCCATCTTCCTCAGTGGACAGAGTGTCCCCCAGCCCAGGAGGCACCCCTGCCCCAGTGCCAACAGGAGCAGAGGCCAGCATGGAGTCCCAGCTTGTCTCTGACTCCACCGAGGGCAAGATGTGCCCAGAGACATTGagggaggaggatgaggtggCCCTGGCCACTGACCTGGAGATATTTCTGGATACCCTGCGGAGCATGGAGCCCCCTGAGATCCTCCGCACTCACCGGCTGCCACGAGCCCCTCGCTCCTCCTACTTGTCCATGTATGCCACACTGCCTGCCATTGAGGAGGACCAGCCAGGGCCATGGGTGCTGGGCCCCGGCCCCCAGGAGGTGCCTTCactggaagagaaagaggaggaggaggaggaggaaccaGAGAACCCCTATCTAAGTGATGACGAGAAGCTTCAGCGCAGGCAGGAGAAAGCTGGGCCCAACCCCTCCTGGGACCTCCACCCTGCCAGGCCCACCCAGGTCTCCTGCTCTCCTCTAGAGATGATGAAGAAGCATGTAGCAGGAACCAAGGGCCCCCACTTAGAGCTGGGGTTGGAATTGCAGGGAGGCACCAGACCCACTTCCCGTCTTGGAGGCAGCCTTCTTTTCGGCAgtctggtgcctgccaccaaggaGGCCTCCACCCCGGAACCGCTGGGCACAAAACTATCTGCCCTGCTGCCCCATGGGGCACCGGGGCTCAGGAAGGTGCCAGGACAGTTGCCCCTGCTTTGCAGTGAAAGACCATCCCTGACGGAGAAGCTTGCCTGTGCCCTGCCCCTAGAGGAGTGG AGCCCAGCCTTAAAGACCCAGGGCAAGCCGAATACCAGGCCTGGAAAG GTGATCGTCTTCTCGGAGTCTGGCTGCCAAGGCAGTGGCAGGGAGGTCTGGGGAGACATTGTTGATGCCTCAGGCTGGGCCCCCGTAGCCTCCATAAGGGTAGTTCGAGGCTG CTGGGTGCTGTACGAAGAGCCAGAGTTCCGGGGTCAGAAGCTGGTCCTGCCTGAAGGAGACATGGAACTCAGAACCCCAGAGACAAAGTGGAGTCCCCAAGGCATCGGCTCCCTAAGGAGGGTTGTCTGG GACTACAGGACCCCGGAAATCAGCCTCTTCTCTGAGGAGGGCCTCAAGGGGGCGCAAGTGAAGCTAAGAGAGGCCTTGAAGAATTCCCAGGGTCTGGAGAAGCCCCTGCAGGTGGCATCTGCCATTGTCTCTGCAGGACT GTGGCTACTGTACCCCAAACCATTATTTGAAGACACTCCCTACATCCTGGAACCTGGAGAGTACCCCACCTCAGAGGCCTGGGGCACATCGGACCCCAGCGTGGGCTCCCTGAAGCCCATGAGATTG GGCTGCCCAAGTGTGGAGAAGCCAGGGGAGCCGAGG GCTGTGGTGTATGAGGCCCCCGGCTTTCAGGGCCGCAGCTGGGAAGTGAGCCAAGACATCTACAACCTTCAGCAGCCAGAGGACAGCCAGAGCCCCCACCTGGCCTCTGTGGGGTCCCTGAGAGTTCTCGGGGGCTG CTGGGTGGGCTACGAGAAGGAGGGCTTTCGGGGCCACCAGTATCTGCTGGAGGAGGGGGAATACCCAGACTGGTCACACTGGGGAGGCTATGACGAGTTGCTGACCTCCCTCCGGGTCATCCGGACG GACTTTGGGGACCCGGCCATCGTGCTATTTGAGGCCATGGACTTCGAGGGGCATGGCGTGGAGGTGAGCAAGGCATTGCCGGATGTGGAGCTGGTGCAACACGGCCCCAGCACACAGGCCATCCACGTGCTCAGCGGCGT GTGGGTGGCCTACCAGGAGGTGGGCTTCTCCGGAGAACAGTACGTGCTGGAGAAGGGCGTGTACCGTAACTGCGAGGACTGGGGCGCGGGCAACAGCGCCCTCGCTTCGCTACAGCCGGTCCTACAG GTCGGGGAGCACGATCTGCACTTCGTCTCAAAG ATTCAGCTTTTCTCCCGCCCCGACTTTCTGGGCGACCACTTCTCCTTTGAAGATGACCAGGCCGCTCTGCCCGCCTCCTTCCGACCTCAGTCCTGCAGAGTCCACGGCGGCAG ctGGATCCTGTTTGATGAGAAGAACTTCAAGGGTGACCAGCACATTCTCTCTGAGGGCGAGTTCCCCACTCTCACAGCTATGGGCTGCCTAGCCTCTACGGTCCTGGGTTCTCTCCTGAAGGTATCCCTG CACTTTTCAGAGCCTTCGATTTTCCTG